Below is a genomic region from Chromatiaceae bacterium.
ATTTTCTCGCCACCCGGCACCTCACCGACACCGGTATGTCCGGCGTTGTCTTTGAGTATGACCAGGTTGCGGGTGAAATAAGGGCCGTGCGCGCCGCTCAGGTTCAACAGCATGCTGTCGTGACCGGCGACCGGAACGACCAGCATTTCGGTCACCACCGGGGCCGTCGCGATCACTGCAGCATCGGCATCAGGATGTGTTGCGGATTCCAAGGATCTGTCCTCCCTCTTGGTGAGCCGGTGTCCCCCGTGGTGGCCATGGAATGGACGCTCGACATGCCGAAAATGTTAGCGCTGTCATTCGAATTGTCAAGCCAGGCGAAAAAGGTCGCTGGTTCGCCGCTGCCGTCTGCGATCCGCGGGGTATGCTCTGTTGCTTAAGGACGATTGCCGTGTTGGACGACCATCTGCCAGCCCTGGCTACCCACCCTCAAAGGCCTCGACAAGGTTGCCTTAGCCGCATTAACTGTTAGCCTTAGCATTCAGTCGTACATCGTTCGGGGCGGGCACGGATTTGTCACAGGCAGACACTAAGCAAGGCCGGAAACCGGCGACCAGGAAGGCCTCCCGGTCGTCGCCACGTGCCGGTGGCGATAGCGTCACACTGGAAGATGTGGCGCGACTGGCCGGCGTATCCACGATCACGGTATCGCGGGCGCTGAACCATCCGGACAAGGTGGCGGCGAACACGCTGGGCAAGGTCAACCGTGCGATCAACCAGACCGGCTATGTCCCCAACCTGCTGGCCGGCGGCCTGGCTTCCCGGCGCACGCGCTTGATCACCGCGATCGTCCCTTCGCTCGCCAACCTCGTGTACGCGGAGACCATCCAGTACTTCAGCGCACCGCTGAACGCGGCCGGCTACCAGGTCCTGTTGGGCGAATCAGGCTACCCAGAGCAGAGTGAACAGAAACTGGTCTCGACGGTCCTCAGCCGCCGCCCCGACGGCATCCTGCTGACCGGCGTCAATCACACCCCGGATTGCCGCCGGTTGTTGTTGGCCGCGAATATCCCGCTGGTTGAAACCTGGGACCTGACACCCACGCCGCTCGACGTGGTGGTCGGTTTCTCGCACGAGCGCCTCGGCAGTGCGGTCGCGGACTTCATCGCCGCCAGAGGTTATCGGCGGGTCGGCACCGTGTCGGCCGACGATCGCCGCGCGGGTATCCGCGAGAACGCCTTGTTTGCGCGTCTCGCCGAACACGGCATCAAGGATACCCATCCGGGCCAGGTCCCGGTCCCGAGCGACCTGCGGCGTGGCCGCACCGGACTGGCCCGACTGCTCGACGCCGGCTTCGGCAACGGCATCGTCTGTTGCAGCTCCGACACGCTGGCGCACGGCGTACTGATCGAGGCGCAGGCGCGTGGTATCCGCGTACCCCAGGATCTGGCCATCATCGGTTTCGGCGACCAGAGCTTTGCCGCCGACACCTTCCCCGCGCTGTCGACGGTACGCATCGACCGGCCCCGCATGGGCCGCCTGGCGGCGGATGCCTTGTTGGCCCGCATCGACGACACCCCGCTCGAACACCACGTCATCGACGTCGGCTTCGAGATCGTGGAACGGGGCACCACCTGACGCGCCCGCACAGGTTGTCAGCGCTGAGTGTTCTCGCTATCAGTCGACGTCCATGCCTGCCAAGCCAAGGGTTCGCTTTCGGCAAGGCTCCACGGCACTGTTCGAGGACCGGCGCCGAAAGGTGGCGCCACTGCTCTCGTTACGAAAAAATTTTTATCGTACTGTTTTTTAATATGTTTAAGCTGTCCAGATCGACGTCGCGCTCCCTCTGAGTGACCCCGCCCGGGAGACCGCTCGGATTTCACAAGTCTCCGTTGACAGCACCTGAATAGCCTGCTAGCTTTGGAATGACAGCGCTATCATTTTAGCGACTCAGAACAGACAAAGCGCGGCTGTCGGGACACCGCACCCGAGCGCCTGCCCGACAGATTCGACAGACCCGACCGCTCTCCGAGGAGGAACCACCGATGAATAAGACGATGTTGGGCATCGCCCTTGCGACCTGTGGACTGGTTACGATACTGAGCACCGGCAGTGCCCTCGCCGACACCAAGTTCCCGAACAATCTGCGGGTCGTGATCGGCTCGAAGTCGACCGGCGGCGATACCTACCAGGCATCGGCGATCGTCGCCGAGGCCCTGGCGGAAAAACTGGGGATCAACGTGAAGGTTGATGCTGTCGGCGCAACCGCGGCGTTCAACACGCTCAAGCGGGTCTCCAATGGCAGCACCGTGATGATCTTCCACGACCAGGCCTACCTCGGTTATCTGTACGCACAGAAAGGCTACGAGAACCCGTTCACGGAGTACCGCATCGGACCGACGATTGCGATCAACCCGGGCAATGCCTACCTGGTCGCCAAGAGTTCGCCGTACAAGAACGTCGATGACGTGATGCAGGCGTGCGCCGCCGGCAACACCATACGTGTGGCGATCCAACCTGGCGGCGTTTCCGAGATCGGCTACAGCGCGATGAAGAACGCGATCCGCATCCAGTACCCGGGTAAGGAAGATTGTCTGGTCGCGGTCAATCGCGGCTCGCAGTCAGACAAGAACCAGGCGATGTTTGACGGTCTGGCCGATGTCATCAACGGCTCAGTGCAGGCCAACGAGCAGTACACGCGCCTGCGCGCGGAAGACCAGAAGGCGATGCGCTTCGTATGGCTGACCGCCCGGCAGAAGACCATCGAACAGGCCAATCCCGAGGGCATGGGCGAGACCAGCCGCGACGAACTGCTCAAATACGTCGACCCGAACGTCAACGTGACCCAGGACGGCGAAAAGAATTTCGCCTTTGACAAGGAGTTCTTCTTCCTCTTCAACAAGGACATGGATCCGGAGCTGGTCGCCGAACTGGACAAGGCGCTGACCGAGATCTTTGCCGCGGGCAAGATCCAGGAGACACAAAAGAAGTCGTTCTTCATTCCCGACTTTCTGCCTTCGAGCGAGGCCGAGGCCTACCTGAAGGACAAGATGGCGCAATATGAAGTGATCATCAAAGCCCTGCATCCGTAAACAAACGACCTTTTGGCGCCCCTGCCGGCAATGGGGCGCCAGGTTGTCGAGCGTTGCCGCCGTGACGCGGGACCTTCGACGCGGAAACAGCGTCTTGCACCCTGAACCGGTGCTGGAGAGTGGCGATGGAAACCCCCGATATGCTGCAGGTGTCAATCGTTTTCGAGCAGTCACACCTGTTTTTTCCACGCATAATCCATTGGCTGCTGCTGATCATGCTGGTACTGATCGTGGTATTCCAGGGGATCCCCTATCTGCGTGCCGTGCGCGCCGGCCGGAAAAACCTGCCATTCGTTTCCGGCCCGTTCGACGCCCCGCGCTTCTTTGGCACGATCGTGCTGACCATCGGCTACTTCCTGGTGATGGATTACGTCGGCGCGTTCTTTCCGAACACCGGCCTCGGTTTCCTCTTGATGTCGATCCCTTACATGTTTGCGCTTTCGTGGCTTTACCTCCACCAGCGTGACAAAGGGCACCTGTTGCGTATCGCCGTCAATGCGGTGATCGCACCAGCCGTTTCCTGGTACGTGCTCGCCAAACTGTTCAACATTACCCTGCCCTGAGGAGCGACGAACGTGGAATTCCTTTCGGCACTCGACCCGATGTTCTTTCTGCTGATAATGCTCGGCACCTTGATTGGCATCTTATTCGGGGCCATCCCGGGCATGACCGCCACGATGGCGGTTGCCGTTTGCCTGCCTTTGACCTATGCACTGGACCTGAACCATGGCCTGGCGCTGTTGCTCGGGCTGTATGTGGGTGGCATATCCGGCGGCCTGGTTCCCGCGATACTCATCAATATCCCCGGCACACCATCGTCGATAACCACGACGTTCGACGGCTATCCGATGACGCTGAAAGGCGAAGGTGAGCGTGCATTAAAAATCGGCATCGTATCTTCGCTGTTCGGCGGCCTGGTCAGCGCCGCGGTACTGTTTTACTTCGCACCGGTTCTCGCCGACTTCGCGATCAAGTTTTCGTACGTCGAAAAGTTCCTGATCATCTTTCTCGCGCTGACCGTGATCGCGTCGCTGTCACACAACATGATGATGGGCCTGTTCAGCGGCGTGCTTGGTGTCTGGCTCGCGCTCATCGGCACTTACGATGTCTCTGTCGGTGGCAATGGCGACACCCGCCTGATGTTCGACTTCATGGAGCCTTACCTGGCCGAGGGCTTTTCGCTGCTGCCTGTTCTGATCGGACTGTTTGGCGTCACGACGATTCTCGAAGAGGCGGAAAAGGGCATTCACGAAAACACCAAGGATATGAAACTGACGCTGCAGAAAGGCTCCAAGTTTTCGTTCAGCGTGTTCCGCCACCAGAAGATCAACCTGGTCCGCTCAAGCATCA
It encodes:
- a CDS encoding ABC transporter substrate-binding protein, translated to MNKTMLGIALATCGLVTILSTGSALADTKFPNNLRVVIGSKSTGGDTYQASAIVAEALAEKLGINVKVDAVGATAAFNTLKRVSNGSTVMIFHDQAYLGYLYAQKGYENPFTEYRIGPTIAINPGNAYLVAKSSPYKNVDDVMQACAAGNTIRVAIQPGGVSEIGYSAMKNAIRIQYPGKEDCLVAVNRGSQSDKNQAMFDGLADVINGSVQANEQYTRLRAEDQKAMRFVWLTARQKTIEQANPEGMGETSRDELLKYVDPNVNVTQDGEKNFAFDKEFFFLFNKDMDPELVAELDKALTEIFAAGKIQETQKKSFFIPDFLPSSEAEAYLKDKMAQYEVIIKALHP
- a CDS encoding tripartite tricarboxylate transporter permease, which translates into the protein MFFLLIMLGTLIGILFGAIPGMTATMAVAVCLPLTYALDLNHGLALLLGLYVGGISGGLVPAILINIPGTPSSITTTFDGYPMTLKGEGERALKIGIVSSLFGGLVSAAVLFYFAPVLADFAIKFSYVEKFLIIFLALTVIASLSHNMMMGLFSGVLGVWLALIGTYDVSVGGNGDTRLMFDFMEPYLAEGFSLLPVLIGLFGVTTILEEAEKGIHENTKDMKLTLQKGSKFSFSVFRHQKINLVRSSIIGTFIGLLPGVGGSAASVLSYTQQKNFSRHPERMGTGEPEGVVASEAANNGLTGGALIPLLSLGIPGDSTTAVLIGAFTLQGVQVGPLFIGENPATWDTMMVALVFANLVMFALMFFAIKYIARVVMVPKYILYPIIMMMCVVGAYAINYGVMFDVWTLLLFGIGGYLATKVGIEVAPLVIGFILGGQAEVYFVKSLESFGTLSIFFTKSPIAVVLWVLIFISIGFSVYQAIKAARVRRSRNGDPS
- a CDS encoding LacI family DNA-binding transcriptional regulator, translating into MEDVARLAGVSTITVSRALNHPDKVAANTLGKVNRAINQTGYVPNLLAGGLASRRTRLITAIVPSLANLVYAETIQYFSAPLNAAGYQVLLGESGYPEQSEQKLVSTVLSRRPDGILLTGVNHTPDCRRLLLAANIPLVETWDLTPTPLDVVVGFSHERLGSAVADFIAARGYRRVGTVSADDRRAGIRENALFARLAEHGIKDTHPGQVPVPSDLRRGRTGLARLLDAGFGNGIVCCSSDTLAHGVLIEAQARGIRVPQDLAIIGFGDQSFAADTFPALSTVRIDRPRMGRLAADALLARIDDTPLEHHVIDVGFEIVERGTT
- a CDS encoding tripartite tricarboxylate transporter TctB family protein, which gives rise to METPDMLQVSIVFEQSHLFFPRIIHWLLLIMLVLIVVFQGIPYLRAVRAGRKNLPFVSGPFDAPRFFGTIVLTIGYFLVMDYVGAFFPNTGLGFLLMSIPYMFALSWLYLHQRDKGHLLRIAVNAVIAPAVSWYVLAKLFNITLP